The Roseofilum casamattae BLCC-M143 genome has a segment encoding these proteins:
- a CDS encoding ATP-binding protein: MYYGFSVLKKAEKTDPSFNLSRKFWLNTIVGATLSIVGFSTYYSYQLLRTSFLETLKQNAILEVQQGVDKIDRSLATQTADTISIADTPELPTHAAGNLQYGEGSYAFAFKSDSGAAISDRDRSNVWYLSDRAFAKQRGIELVETNGERYYIAYVPLEHANWSIALVIPQENIESQLRPLQAIAFAILLLIIATIIILWQVQELERKELKRSKEAADAANQAKSDFLSSISHELRTPLNGILGYAQLLELSPTLSSPDRDEVNIIYQCGSHLLNLINDILDLSKIEARKAELNPTVVCLPALLQNVLEMCKVRAEQKGIDFIYQPDDRLPESILADAKRLSQVLINLLGNAIKFTATGAVTFRIEQLTPTSPNLARLKFQVSDTGVGISPEDRSRLFRAFEQFGDRQKRSEGTGLGLIISQRIIQLMGGTIDVTSELGVGSQFFFTVEFPVVTDWIEHQSSDRQPKIIGYSGERQRILVIDDRQENRCLLIDLLTPLGFAVDSAETGLEGLEKMRQQQPHLAIVDIAMPGMDGYEFLHYLRRDRALNTSKAIVSSASVSQEDCQKALQAGADDFLPKPIEIPALLRCLASHLELEWLYESDGGNPDILPSEQAILQKNAPVTSGD, translated from the coding sequence ATGTACTATGGTTTCAGTGTGCTTAAAAAAGCCGAAAAAACAGATCCCTCATTTAATCTGTCTCGCAAGTTTTGGCTGAATACAATTGTGGGTGCAACTTTATCAATCGTCGGTTTTTCCACATACTATAGTTACCAATTGCTCAGAACGTCTTTTTTGGAGACTTTAAAGCAAAATGCCATCTTAGAGGTGCAACAAGGGGTTGATAAGATCGATCGCTCGCTGGCGACTCAAACCGCTGACACCATATCGATCGCCGATACGCCAGAGTTGCCAACCCATGCAGCGGGTAACCTTCAGTATGGAGAAGGAAGTTATGCGTTTGCGTTTAAATCAGACAGCGGAGCCGCCATCAGCGATCGCGATCGCTCTAATGTTTGGTATCTGAGCGATCGCGCTTTCGCCAAGCAAAGGGGTATCGAACTGGTAGAAACCAACGGAGAACGGTACTATATCGCTTATGTCCCCCTCGAACATGCCAATTGGTCCATTGCTTTAGTCATCCCTCAAGAGAATATCGAATCTCAACTGAGACCGCTACAAGCGATCGCCTTCGCCATTCTCTTGTTGATTATCGCTACCATAATTATCCTCTGGCAGGTTCAGGAACTAGAGCGCAAGGAGCTAAAGCGATCGAAAGAAGCTGCCGATGCTGCCAATCAAGCCAAGAGTGATTTTCTCTCCAGCATAAGTCACGAATTGCGCACTCCCCTCAATGGAATCCTCGGCTACGCGCAACTTTTAGAACTATCGCCAACCTTATCCAGCCCCGATCGAGATGAAGTTAATATTATTTACCAATGCGGCTCCCACCTATTAAACCTAATTAATGATATTTTAGACCTGTCAAAAATAGAAGCGCGCAAAGCTGAATTAAATCCTACTGTGGTTTGCTTGCCAGCGCTCTTGCAGAATGTGCTAGAAATGTGCAAAGTGCGAGCCGAACAAAAAGGAATTGACTTTATTTATCAACCCGACGATCGCTTGCCAGAAAGTATCCTTGCTGATGCAAAACGCTTATCTCAAGTCTTGATTAATCTGTTAGGCAATGCCATTAAATTTACCGCAACTGGTGCGGTAACCTTCCGCATTGAGCAGTTAACTCCAACCTCTCCAAACCTCGCCCGACTTAAATTTCAGGTATCCGATACTGGAGTAGGGATTTCCCCAGAGGATCGATCGCGACTATTCCGAGCCTTCGAGCAATTTGGCGATCGCCAGAAACGCTCGGAAGGCACGGGATTAGGACTCATTATTAGCCAGAGAATCATCCAACTAATGGGAGGAACCATAGACGTTACCAGTGAATTGGGCGTTGGCAGTCAATTTTTCTTTACAGTTGAGTTTCCTGTAGTAACGGATTGGATCGAACACCAATCTAGCGATCGCCAACCAAAAATTATTGGTTATTCAGGAGAACGACAACGGATTTTAGTCATCGACGATCGTCAAGAAAATCGATGTCTTTTAATCGATCTCTTAACACCATTAGGGTTTGCAGTAGATAGTGCTGAAACTGGCTTAGAGGGATTAGAGAAAATGCGCCAACAGCAGCCTCATTTAGCGATCGTCGATATTGCGATGCCGGGGATGGATGGATATGAATTTTTGCACTATCTGCGCCGCGATCGCGCGCTAAACACCTCAAAAGCGATCGTTTCTTCAGCATCCGTTAGTCAAGAAGATTGCCAAAAAGCACTGCAAGCTGGAGCTGATGATTTTCTGCCCAAACCTATAGAAATTCCAGCCTTACTCAGGTGTTTGGCATCTCATTTAGAACTGGAGTGGCTGTATGAGAGCGATGGAGGCAATCCCGACATTCTGCCATCAGAACAAGCCATTCTTCAGAAGAACGCTCCTGTCACGTCAGGGGATTAG
- a CDS encoding pentapeptide repeat-containing protein yields the protein MDAQELIDRYEAGEAKFAGVKLNRANLRGADLIGIYLYQADLQAANLMFAYLNRANLNRANLMGTQLGGANLTQASLNAAKLHDADLHGTMLQKADMRMTDLTLANLVDANLMEVDLRGADLSGANLTGACLRGANLREERRAYMSSLRGTMLHRADLRGVNLSGADLSKVDLSEANLSEATLRDADLSGANLKGANLKGAFLTQAMLKGANFEYANLEDAKLERVNLIDANLFGVNLQGALLADAKMNRVNLDLADLTLARMNRADLSRVSFCNAILKKVELIDAYLGRADLSGANLSEANLFNAELSSANLMGATLRGATLPDGSINR from the coding sequence ATGGATGCTCAAGAACTGATCGATCGCTATGAAGCTGGGGAAGCCAAGTTTGCTGGAGTAAAACTCAATCGAGCGAACCTGCGCGGGGCCGATCTTATTGGTATTTACTTATACCAAGCTGACCTGCAAGCGGCGAACTTAATGTTTGCCTATCTGAATCGGGCGAATTTAAACCGCGCTAACTTGATGGGGACTCAACTCGGTGGCGCGAATTTAACCCAAGCCAGTTTAAACGCTGCCAAGTTACACGATGCCGATCTCCACGGCACCATGCTGCAAAAGGCTGATATGCGCATGACCGATCTCACCCTAGCCAATTTAGTTGATGCGAATTTAATGGAAGTGGATCTGCGGGGTGCGGACTTAAGCGGTGCGAATTTAACCGGCGCCTGTTTGCGCGGAGCTAACTTGCGAGAAGAGCGCCGCGCCTACATGTCTTCCTTGCGCGGGACTATGTTGCATCGTGCGGATTTGCGGGGCGTGAATTTATCGGGTGCGGATTTATCGAAAGTCGATTTAAGCGAAGCGAACTTAAGCGAAGCTACCCTGCGAGATGCAGATTTAAGCGGAGCGAATTTAAAAGGAGCGAATTTAAAAGGTGCATTTCTCACTCAAGCCATGCTCAAGGGCGCTAACTTTGAGTATGCCAATTTAGAAGATGCCAAACTCGAGCGCGTTAATTTAATTGATGCTAATTTATTTGGAGTCAATTTGCAGGGTGCTCTGCTCGCCGATGCGAAAATGAATCGAGTTAATCTCGATCTCGCCGATCTAACTTTAGCGCGGATGAATCGCGCCGATTTAAGTCGGGTAAGTTTTTGTAATGCAATCTTGAAAAAGGTAGAACTGATTGATGCTTATTTGGGACGAGCAGACTTAAGTGGAGCGAATTTATCCGAGGCAAATTTGTTTAATGCGGAATTGAGTAGCGCTAATTTAATGGGCGCAACTTTGCGCGGGGCGACATTACCGGATGGTTCGATTAATCGCTAA
- a CDS encoding histone deacetylase family protein produces the protein MLFPIIYSEDFLLHDTGKGHPERPERLRAIVDGLRSSVWAEYLDWQVPTSVEGRPPLLWIERIHTREHIALVRGLASSGGGFLDGDTIVSPHSYDAALLAVNAWLDGVDRVLERENPAFVLARPPGHHALSDRGMGFCLFSNAAIAAHYALEQPGVERVAILDWDVHHGNGTEAIVENHPQIIYCSLHQYPCYPGTGRMRRRKWQENILNIPLTPGSAMDEYWPEFETEAIPFVRDFQPDLLIVSAGYDANQNDRLAGMNLHPEDYGKFTEACLQVTSRILFGLEGGYDLESLSQSAIATVAACLRETAGV, from the coding sequence ATGTTATTTCCGATTATCTATTCTGAGGATTTTTTACTTCACGATACGGGAAAAGGTCATCCGGAACGGCCGGAGCGTTTGCGCGCTATTGTTGATGGGTTGCGCTCTAGCGTTTGGGCAGAATATCTCGATTGGCAGGTTCCGACCTCAGTTGAGGGTCGTCCTCCCTTGCTCTGGATCGAGCGCATCCATACCCGAGAGCATATCGCACTGGTGCGAGGACTCGCCAGCAGCGGTGGCGGTTTTTTAGATGGGGATACGATTGTTTCGCCGCACAGTTATGATGCGGCCTTACTTGCCGTCAATGCTTGGTTGGATGGAGTCGATCGGGTTCTGGAAAGAGAAAATCCGGCGTTTGTTCTCGCTCGTCCTCCCGGACACCATGCCCTGAGCGATCGCGGTATGGGCTTTTGTTTGTTTTCTAACGCGGCGATCGCGGCGCACTACGCACTGGAACAACCGGGAGTGGAGCGAGTGGCGATTTTGGATTGGGACGTGCATCATGGGAATGGTACGGAGGCGATCGTGGAGAACCATCCGCAGATTATTTATTGTTCTCTGCATCAATATCCTTGCTATCCGGGAACGGGGCGGATGCGCCGGCGCAAATGGCAGGAAAATATACTCAATATTCCGTTAACTCCCGGTAGCGCCATGGATGAGTATTGGCCGGAGTTTGAAACAGAAGCCATACCGTTCGTGCGAGACTTTCAACCGGATTTACTGATTGTCAGTGCGGGTTATGATGCCAATCAGAACGATCGACTAGCCGGAATGAACTTGCATCCGGAAGATTACGGTAAGTTTACCGAAGCTTGCTTGCAGGTTACCTCGAGGATTTTGTTCGGACTGGAAGGGGGATACGATTTAGAGAGCTTATCGCAGTCGGCGATCGCCACCGTTGCGGCTTGCTTGCGAGAAACTGCGGGTGTTTGA
- the trmD gene encoding tRNA (guanosine(37)-N1)-methyltransferase TrmD: MRFDLITLFPDFFASPLASGLLGKALAKNIAEVCLTNPRDFTTDKHRKADDEPYGGGVGMVLKPEPIFAALDSLPAIDRREVLLMSPQGEVLHQNLFKTWARECDQLVIICGHYEGVDERVTTVVTREVSLGDFVLTCGEIPALTILNGTIRLLPGTVGKQESLKAESFEEGLLDYPHYTRPAEVRGHRVPDVLLSGHHERITRWRYEQQLQRTQQRRPDLYEAWLQRQEFGQDKSDVE; this comes from the coding sequence TTGCGATTCGATCTAATTACGCTGTTTCCCGATTTTTTTGCCTCTCCCTTAGCTTCTGGATTGCTTGGTAAGGCCCTGGCTAAGAATATTGCTGAAGTTTGCCTAACCAACCCTCGCGATTTTACCACTGATAAGCATCGCAAGGCTGATGACGAACCTTATGGTGGCGGTGTGGGAATGGTATTGAAACCGGAACCCATTTTTGCAGCCTTGGACTCTTTGCCGGCGATCGATCGCCGGGAAGTGTTGTTAATGAGTCCCCAGGGAGAAGTTCTCCACCAAAATTTATTCAAAACTTGGGCCAGAGAGTGCGATCAGTTGGTGATAATTTGCGGACATTATGAAGGAGTAGACGAGCGGGTAACGACGGTTGTGACGCGGGAAGTCTCTTTAGGCGATTTTGTCCTGACCTGCGGCGAGATTCCTGCTCTGACGATTCTCAATGGAACGATCCGTTTGTTACCGGGAACCGTTGGCAAGCAAGAGTCGTTAAAAGCGGAAAGTTTTGAGGAAGGATTGTTAGATTATCCGCATTATACTCGACCGGCAGAGGTGAGAGGTCATCGCGTTCCGGATGTGTTGCTCTCGGGCCATCACGAGCGGATTACTCGCTGGCGCTACGAACAACAGTTACAACGCACTCAGCAACGACGACCCGATCTATATGAGGCTTGGTTGCAACGGCAAGAGTTCGGGCAAGATAAGAGCGATGTGGAATAA
- a CDS encoding cyanophycinase, with the protein MLKFQSQLHAPENPRSTKTSIMIIGGAEDKIHGREILQTFFNRSGGQEAKLAIIPSASREPLLVGDRYRNIFSDMGAKEITIFDIRDREAASASQWQSFLEECTGVFMTGGDQLRLCGLLADTPVMQTVREKAQGGEITLAGTSAGAAVMGEYMIAGGGSGESPNRSLVDLTTGLAIVPQLLVDQHFHNRNRMARLISAIASYPDRIGIGIDEDTCIIVEGDGLLSAIGKGTVTIVDPKNMTGNNYSEVGATDPLSLCNLKVHLLCHGGRYNMHSREIIAESGPTGSH; encoded by the coding sequence ATGTTAAAGTTTCAATCCCAACTGCACGCGCCAGAAAACCCACGATCGACCAAAACTTCAATCATGATTATTGGCGGCGCAGAAGATAAAATTCATGGCCGAGAAATTTTACAAACCTTCTTCAACCGCTCTGGAGGGCAAGAGGCTAAACTCGCGATTATCCCCTCAGCCTCTCGCGAGCCTCTCTTAGTTGGCGATCGCTATCGCAACATTTTTAGCGATATGGGTGCTAAAGAAATTACGATCTTCGATATTCGCGATCGCGAAGCAGCGAGCGCATCTCAATGGCAATCCTTTCTTGAAGAGTGCACCGGAGTCTTTATGACCGGTGGCGATCAACTGCGACTGTGCGGACTGCTGGCCGATACTCCAGTGATGCAAACCGTGCGCGAAAAAGCACAAGGGGGAGAGATTACCTTGGCTGGAACTAGCGCGGGAGCTGCAGTCATGGGCGAATATATGATTGCAGGGGGGGGCAGTGGCGAATCTCCAAATCGCTCCCTAGTCGATCTGACCACGGGACTGGCCATCGTGCCGCAACTGCTGGTCGATCAGCATTTCCATAACCGCAACCGTATGGCTCGCCTGATTAGCGCGATCGCCAGTTATCCCGATCGCATTGGGATCGGTATTGACGAAGATACCTGCATCATCGTTGAAGGGGACGGCTTGCTTTCGGCGATCGGGAAAGGGACAGTAACGATTGTCGATCCGAAAAACATGACCGGAAATAACTACAGTGAAGTGGGGGCAACTGACCCCTTGAGCTTGTGCAATCTCAAGGTTCATCTGCTCTGCCACGGAGGGCGCTACAATATGCATTCGAGAGAAATTATTGCCGAGTCAGGACCGACCGGAAGCCACTAA
- the cphA gene encoding cyanophycin synthetase, which produces MKILRTLTLRGPNYWSIRRPKLTVLRLDLEDLADRPSNTIPGFYEGIANVLPSLVEHHCSPGHRGGFLKRIEDGTYMGHIVEHVALELQSLAGMYVGFGRTRETAEPGIYQVVFEYKDEKAGRYAGRAAVRLCQSIVETGTYPASELEQDLEDLEELRADASLGPSTEVLVKEADARDIPWMPLSARFTIQLGYGARQKRIQATLSNQTGILGVELACDKEGTKRILEDAGVPVPRGTTIEYLDDLEDAIDEVGGYPLAIKPLDGNHGRGITLDIKSYEDAEVAYDDASAASKTRQVIVERYYKGNDHRVLVVNGKVVAVAERVPAHVVGNGSSTIAELIDETNEDPNRGKGHDNILTRIEVDRHSTTILEKQGYTLDSVPPEGERCMLRATANLSTGGIAIDRTDEIHPENIWLAERVVKIIGLDIAGIDIVTDDISRPLRETDGVIVEVNAAPGFRMHACPSYGLPRNIAAPVMEMLFPDGTPSRIPIIALTGTNGKTTTTRLTAHLMKQTGQVVGYTTTDGTYIGNYLVEPGDNTGPQSAELILKDPTVEIAVLETARGGILRSGLAFDRSDVGVVLNVAADHLGLGDINTIEQMAKVKGVIAETVRPEGYAVLNADDLLVREMASSVKCNIAYFSMEANNQVVKRHCEGGGIAGIYSDGDLLIQKGEWKMRIDRAVNIPMTLKGMAPFMIANALAASVAAFVQGVSLDEIRAGLSTFKASSSQTPGRMNLFDLGEYSALIDYAHNAHSYEALGGFVKNWKGKRIGVVGGPGDRRDEDFVTLGKLSAEIFDRVIVKEDNDNRGRPRGDGADLIVKGIETAEASCEYETILDEAEAVRTALDSAPKDSLVVILPESVSRALDAINSRLPVS; this is translated from the coding sequence ATGAAAATCCTGAGAACCCTAACTTTACGCGGCCCGAACTACTGGAGCATTCGCCGACCGAAACTAACAGTACTTCGTCTCGACTTAGAAGACCTTGCCGATCGCCCTTCCAACACCATTCCCGGCTTTTATGAAGGAATCGCGAATGTCCTCCCAAGTTTAGTCGAACACCATTGTTCCCCAGGACATCGAGGAGGATTCCTGAAACGCATTGAAGATGGTACTTATATGGGGCACATTGTCGAGCATGTGGCCCTGGAACTACAAAGCCTCGCTGGCATGTATGTCGGGTTTGGCCGAACTCGCGAAACAGCCGAACCAGGAATCTATCAGGTTGTCTTTGAATATAAGGATGAAAAAGCCGGTCGCTATGCCGGACGCGCGGCAGTTCGGTTGTGTCAGAGCATTGTGGAGACCGGGACTTATCCTGCCTCGGAGTTGGAGCAAGATTTAGAAGACTTAGAAGAACTGCGCGCCGATGCTTCTCTCGGGCCGTCCACAGAGGTTTTAGTTAAAGAAGCCGATGCGCGAGATATTCCTTGGATGCCCCTGAGCGCTCGCTTTACGATCCAACTCGGCTATGGCGCTCGGCAAAAACGAATTCAGGCGACTCTGAGCAATCAAACGGGTATTTTAGGAGTCGAGCTTGCCTGCGATAAGGAAGGTACTAAACGAATTCTGGAAGATGCTGGGGTACCGGTTCCGAGAGGCACGACTATCGAGTATCTCGACGATCTCGAAGATGCCATTGATGAAGTCGGGGGATATCCCCTGGCAATTAAACCCCTAGACGGGAACCACGGTCGCGGTATTACTTTAGATATTAAGTCTTATGAGGATGCGGAAGTCGCTTACGACGATGCCAGCGCTGCCTCCAAAACCCGTCAAGTCATTGTCGAACGTTACTACAAGGGCAACGATCACCGGGTATTAGTAGTGAATGGGAAAGTGGTTGCCGTGGCCGAGCGCGTCCCCGCTCATGTGGTTGGAAATGGCAGCTCGACGATCGCCGAACTGATTGACGAAACCAACGAAGATCCGAACCGAGGAAAAGGGCACGATAATATTCTCACTCGAATTGAGGTCGATCGCCACAGCACCACAATCCTGGAAAAACAAGGGTATACCCTCGATAGCGTACCGCCAGAAGGAGAACGGTGCATGTTGCGGGCGACGGCGAATCTAAGTACGGGGGGAATTGCGATCGATCGCACGGACGAGATCCATCCTGAAAATATTTGGCTGGCCGAGCGGGTGGTGAAAATTATCGGTCTCGATATTGCAGGGATTGATATTGTCACCGATGATATTAGCCGGCCGTTGCGAGAAACGGATGGCGTTATTGTAGAAGTGAACGCTGCCCCCGGATTTCGGATGCACGCTTGCCCCAGCTATGGCTTGCCGCGCAATATTGCCGCTCCGGTGATGGAGATGCTCTTTCCCGATGGCACTCCCTCCCGTATCCCCATTATTGCACTGACGGGAACGAATGGGAAAACAACCACAACTCGCTTAACGGCTCACTTGATGAAGCAAACGGGTCAAGTGGTCGGGTATACGACGACAGACGGGACTTACATTGGCAATTATTTAGTCGAACCCGGAGATAATACGGGGCCCCAGAGTGCCGAACTGATTTTAAAAGATCCGACGGTCGAGATTGCAGTGCTGGAAACGGCTCGGGGAGGAATTTTACGCAGCGGACTGGCTTTCGATCGCTCGGATGTTGGCGTGGTGCTCAATGTGGCGGCCGACCATTTAGGATTGGGCGATATCAATACCATCGAGCAAATGGCGAAGGTGAAAGGCGTGATTGCCGAAACCGTGAGACCGGAAGGCTATGCGGTGCTGAATGCGGACGATCTTCTGGTGCGCGAAATGGCATCTTCGGTGAAGTGTAATATTGCTTACTTCTCTATGGAAGCAAACAATCAAGTGGTGAAACGCCATTGCGAGGGCGGTGGTATTGCTGGAATTTATAGTGATGGCGATCTGCTCATCCAAAAGGGCGAGTGGAAAATGCGGATCGATCGCGCGGTGAATATTCCGATGACGTTGAAGGGAATGGCTCCATTTATGATTGCTAATGCTTTGGCAGCGAGCGTTGCCGCATTCGTGCAAGGGGTGAGCCTGGACGAGATTCGCGCCGGGTTATCCACGTTTAAGGCGTCTTCGAGCCAAACTCCAGGACGGATGAATCTGTTCGATTTGGGCGAGTATAGCGCTCTAATTGACTATGCTCACAATGCCCACAGCTACGAGGCTTTGGGTGGTTTTGTGAAAAACTGGAAGGGCAAACGAATTGGGGTAGTTGGCGGTCCTGGCGATCGCCGCGATGAGGATTTTGTCACTTTGGGCAAGCTCTCGGCGGAAATTTTCGACCGGGTTATCGTGAAAGAAGATAACGATAATCGGGGTCGTCCGCGCGGCGATGGTGCGGATCTGATCGTGAAGGGAATCGAGACGGCTGAGGCCAGTTGCGAGTATGAAACCATACTGGATGAGGCGGAAGCGGTTCGTACAGCTCTAGATTCTGCGCCCAAGGACAGTCTAGTGGTGATTTTACCGGAGAGTGTTTCTCGCGCTCTCGATGCAATTAACTCGAGATTGCCAGTATCGTAA
- a CDS encoding secondary thiamine-phosphate synthase enzyme YjbQ, which yields MTHYQSQLIVQTAGKQFVSITSKIKHIVAQSGIQTGLCTLFLRHTSASLVIQENADPDVLRDLSSFFAKLVPEDGISYIHDAEGPDDMPAHIRSVLTKTSEQIPIHQGRLLLGTWQGLYLWEHRDRPHQRELVVHISGN from the coding sequence ATGACTCATTATCAAAGCCAACTGATTGTCCAAACGGCTGGCAAACAGTTTGTCTCCATTACCTCTAAAATTAAACATATCGTTGCTCAATCCGGCATTCAAACCGGATTATGTACCCTATTTTTAAGACATACATCGGCCAGTTTAGTCATTCAAGAAAATGCCGATCCCGATGTCCTGCGAGATCTATCAAGCTTTTTTGCCAAACTGGTTCCCGAAGATGGTATCAGCTATATTCACGATGCGGAAGGGCCGGACGACATGCCGGCTCACATCCGTAGTGTTTTGACCAAAACCTCGGAACAAATCCCTATCCATCAGGGACGGTTGCTCTTGGGGACTTGGCAAGGATTGTACCTTTGGGAACATCGCGATCGCCCCCATCAGCGAGAGCTGGTCGTTCACATTAGCGGCAACTAA
- a CDS encoding HAD family hydrolase — MSLKVVLFDFNGVIVNDESIHQALLDEALLSENLRPDPNDYKQLCLGRSDRASLTNLLQKRGRSPDARSLERLIRQKAIAYQQRLESLPKIPVYPGVEDLIYKLRVAKIRIGLVTEALRTEVKWVLNRVNLWQYFEVVVGGDETSQSKPDPQAYCLAIDRFNQLDPSLKLVAQDCLAIEDTPVGILSAKNAGIMVVGVANTYPFHMIQRQANWTVDYLHELEVDRVRQVLAGHQEWENQDREILENIN, encoded by the coding sequence ATGAGTCTTAAGGTTGTTCTGTTTGATTTTAATGGGGTGATTGTGAATGATGAATCCATTCATCAAGCCTTACTTGATGAGGCGCTGCTCTCGGAAAATCTGCGACCGGATCCGAATGATTACAAACAATTGTGCTTGGGAAGAAGCGATCGCGCCAGTTTAACTAACCTCCTGCAAAAACGAGGCAGAAGTCCCGACGCACGATCGCTCGAGCGCTTAATTCGTCAGAAAGCGATCGCCTATCAACAGCGCTTAGAAAGCTTGCCCAAAATCCCGGTTTATCCAGGAGTCGAAGATTTAATTTATAAACTACGAGTGGCTAAAATTCGTATCGGATTAGTGACCGAAGCCTTACGCACTGAAGTAAAATGGGTGCTCAATCGCGTCAATTTATGGCAATACTTTGAAGTCGTTGTCGGAGGAGATGAAACCTCGCAGAGTAAACCCGATCCTCAAGCCTATTGCTTAGCCATCGACCGATTTAATCAACTCGATCCGAGTTTAAAATTAGTCGCGCAAGATTGTTTGGCGATCGAAGATACCCCAGTCGGAATTTTATCGGCAAAAAATGCCGGAATAATGGTGGTGGGAGTGGCCAACACTTATCCTTTTCACATGATCCAACGTCAAGCCAATTGGACGGTGGACTATTTACACGAGTTAGAGGTTGACCGAGTGCGACAGGTTTTGGCCGGTCATCAGGAATGGGAAAACCAAGATCGGGAAATACTGGAGAATATCAATTAA
- a CDS encoding class I SAM-dependent methyltransferase, with product MANQKQPLWETYLKPLISLLLDKDSLQKLRNETNWEREAERLHNPNIIYPRYYTDENFHGVQQGYLNPDAAVTYDPITQYVLPPNETWIREELVNRIQGFPRRILDLGCGTGSTTVMLKTAYPDAEIVGLDLSPYMLVMAEKKSQEANLDISWHHGLAEATGWESEQFDLVTASLLFHETPPAITKAILQEAFRLLTPGGQCLILDGNQSTLRQTEWLTDIFEEPYIKAFAAGDLAMWMQQASFTEVYSQSVWLVHQVTHSRKPLPVQNRWSSPVTNSVWQDAAPAF from the coding sequence ATGGCTAACCAGAAACAACCCCTGTGGGAAACCTATCTCAAACCGTTAATATCCCTACTTTTAGATAAAGACTCCTTGCAAAAACTGCGCAACGAGACCAACTGGGAGCGAGAGGCCGAGCGTCTTCACAATCCCAATATCATTTATCCTCGTTACTATACCGACGAGAATTTCCACGGCGTGCAACAGGGTTATCTGAATCCCGATGCTGCCGTCACCTACGATCCCATTACCCAGTATGTGCTCCCCCCCAACGAAACTTGGATCAGAGAAGAATTAGTTAATCGCATTCAAGGATTTCCCCGTCGCATCCTCGATCTTGGATGCGGTACGGGTTCGACAACAGTAATGCTGAAAACAGCTTATCCCGATGCAGAAATCGTCGGATTAGATCTATCTCCCTACATGCTTGTCATGGCAGAGAAAAAGTCTCAGGAGGCAAATTTAGACATTTCATGGCATCATGGATTGGCAGAAGCCACGGGATGGGAAAGCGAACAATTCGATCTCGTTACGGCGAGCTTGCTCTTTCACGAAACCCCTCCAGCCATTACGAAAGCCATCTTACAAGAAGCCTTCCGACTGTTAACCCCAGGGGGGCAATGTCTCATTTTAGATGGCAACCAAAGTACATTGCGACAAACCGAGTGGTTGACGGATATTTTTGAAGAGCCGTATATCAAAGCCTTTGCTGCAGGGGATCTGGCAATGTGGATGCAACAGGCGAGTTTTACCGAAGTTTATTCCCAGTCAGTGTGGTTGGTGCATCAAGTTACCCATAGCCGGAAACCCTTACCCGTCCAAAATAGATGGTCATCTCCAGTAACGAACAGTGTTTGGCAGGACGCTGCTCCGGCATTCTAA